A stretch of the Onychomys torridus chromosome 23, mOncTor1.1, whole genome shotgun sequence genome encodes the following:
- the LOC118572931 gene encoding neuromedin-U receptor 1-like → MTPPCLNCSVFPGEPSLNGSGSPMFCNGSEVNGRFDPEDLNLTDETLRWKYLGPQQSELFVPICVMYLLIFVVGTVGNGLTCTVILHHKAMKTPTNFYLLSLAVSDLLVLLVGLPLELYEMQHNYPFQLGASGCYFRTLLFETVCLASVLNVTALSVERYVAVVHPLQAKSVMTRAHVRRMLGAIWVLALLFSLPNTSLHGLKQLYVPCRGLVPDSAVCTLVRPRVFYNLVIQTTTLLFFCLPMVVISVLYLLIGLHLHRERMLLQEEVKGGKSATARKTCSRRPRDRGRRQVTKMLFALVVVFGICWAPFHADRLMWSLVSRWTEGLLLAFQSVHIVSGVFFYLGSAANPVLYSLMSSRFRETFRQALGLGTRCRRRHRHCHGSHNLSRLTTGSTLYDLGSRNSRAGPLAENGDPGFQQETISPE, encoded by the exons ATG ACTCCTCCCTGCCTCAactgttctgtctttcctggaGAGCCGTCCCTAAATGGTTCCGGGAGCCCCATGTTCTGCAATGGCAGTGAGGTCAATGGACGCTTTGACCCCGAGGACTTGAACCTGACTGATGAGACCCTGAGGTGGAAGTACTTGGGCCCACAGCAGTCAGAGCTGTTTGTGCCCATCTGTGTCATGTACCTGCTGATCTTTGTGGTGGGCACTGTGGGCAACGGGCTGACCTGCACTGTCATCCTGCACCACAAGGCCATGAAAACACCCACCAACTTCTACCTCCTCAGCCTTGCTGTGTCTGACTTGCTGGTGCTTCTGGTGGGCCTGCCTCTGGAGCTGTACGAGATGCAGCACAATTACCCATTCCAGCTGGGGGCCAGTGGCTGCTACTTCCGGACACTGCTCTTTGAGACCGTCTGTCTAGCTTCAGTGCTCAACGTCACAGCCCTGAGTGTGGAGCGCTATGTGGCCGTGGTGCATCCACTCCAAGCCAAGTCTGTGATGACACGGGCCCACGTGCGCCGCATGTTGGGGGCCATCTGGGTCcttgctctgcttttctctctgccGAACACCAGCCTACACGGCCTCAAGCAGCTGTACGTGCCCTGTCGGGGTCTGGTGCCTGACTCAGCTGTGTGTACTTTGGTGCGGCCCCGAGTCTTCTACAACTTGGTGATACAGACCACCACACTGCTCTTCTTCTGCCTGCCCATGGTTGTCATCAGTGTGCTATACCTGCTCATCGGGCTGCACCTGCACAGGGAAAGGATGCTGCTCCAAGAGGAGGTCAAAGGCGGGAAAAGTGCAACGGCCCGGAAGACCTGCAGCAGAAGGCCTCGAGATCGGGGACGGAGACAGGTGACCAAGATGCTAT TTGCCCTGGTTGTGGTGTTTGGCATCTGCTGGGCTCCATTCCATGCAGACCGCCTCATGTGGAGCTTGGTGTCCCGCTGGACCGAGGGCCTGCTCCTGGCCTTCCAATCTGTGCACATTGTATCTGGTGTCTTCTTCTACCTCGGCTCGGCAGCCAACCCGGTGCTCTACAGCCTCATGTCCAGTCGTTTCCGAGAGACCTTCCGGCAAGCCTTAGGCCTGGGAACCCGATGCCGTCGCCGCCACCGACACTGTCATGGCTCCCATAACCTCAGCAGATTGACCACAGGCAGCACCTTGTATGACTTAGGTTCCCGAAACAGCAGGGCTGGACCCCTGGCTGAGAATGGGGATCCTGGATTTCAGCAAGAAACGATCTCTCCTGAGTAA
- the LOC118573357 gene encoding LOW QUALITY PROTEIN: neuromedin-U receptor 1-like (The sequence of the model RefSeq protein was modified relative to this genomic sequence to represent the inferred CDS: deleted 1 base in 1 codon), which produces MTPPCLNCSVFPGEPSLNGSGSPMFCNGSEVNGRFDPEDLNLTDETLRWKYLGPQQSELFVPICVMYLLIFVVGTVGNGLTCTVILHHKAMKTPTNFYLLSLAVSDLLVLLVGLPLELYEMQHNYPFQLGASGCYFRTLLFETVCLASVLNVTALSVERYVAVVHPLQAKSVMTRAHVRRMLGAIWVLALLFSLPNTSLHGLKQLYVPCRGLVPDSAVCTLVRPRVFYNLVIQTTTLLFFCLPMVVISVLYLLIGLHLHRERMLLQEEVKGGKSATARKTCSRRPRDRGRRQVTKMLCKCHCRGRKEPSLLGSGEGVELLTF; this is translated from the exons ATG ACTCCTCCCTGCCTCAactgttctgtctttcctggaGAGCCGTCCCTAAATGGTTCCGGGAGCCCCATGTTCTGCAATGGCAGTGAGGTCAATGGACGCTTTGACCCCGAGGACTTGAACCTGACTGATGAGACCCTGAGGTGGAAGTACTTGGGCCCACAGCAGTCAGAGCTGTTTGTGCCCATCTGTGTCATGTACCTGCTGATCTTTGTGGTGGGCACTGTGGGCAACGGGCTGACCTGCACTGTCATCCTGCACCACAAGGCCATGAAAACACCCACCAACTTCTACCTCCTCAGCCTTGCTGTGTCTGACTTGCTGGTGCTTCTGGTGGGCCTGCCTCTGGAGCTGTACGAGATGCAGCACAATTACCCATTCCAGTTGGGGGCCAGTGGCTGCTACTTCCGGACACTGCTCTTTGAGACCGTCTGTCTAGCTTCAGTGCTCAACGTCACAGCCCTGAGTGTGGAGCGCTATGTGGCCGTGGTGCATCCACTCCAAGCCAAGTCTGTGATGACACGGGCCCACGTGCGCCGCATGTTGGGGGCCATCTGGGTCcttgctctgcttttctctctgccGAACACCAGCCTACACGGCCTCAAGCAGCTGTACGTGCCCTGTCGGGGTCTGGTGCCTGACTCAGCTGTGTGTACTTTGGTGCGGCCCCGAGTCTTCTACAACTTGGTGATACAGACC ACCACACTGCTCTTCTTCTGCCTGCCCATGGTTGTCATCAGTGTGCTATACCTGCTCATCGGGCTGCACCTGCACAGGGAAAGGATGCTGCTCCAAGAGGAGGTCAAAGGCGGGAAAAGTGCAACGGCCCGGAAGACCTGCAGCAGAAGGCCTCGAGATCGGGGACGGAGACAGGTGACCAAGATGCTATGTAAGTGTCATTGTCGAGGAAGGAAGGAGCCGAGCCTCCTTGGGTCTGGGGAAGGTGTTGAGCTTCTGACTTTTTGa